In Bacteroidales bacterium, the sequence TTCCTAAAACAACGTATCCTCCATCTTGGTTCAGGTTGATTTAAATTTACCGATAAAACAGATTGATTAAAAATAAACAAATTTCCTTCCTGACCAACCAAACCTGTCTTCGGTTACATTCTGATGTATGATCTGTTGCTGCAATAAAAAATGGATGGATTTGACCCACATAACTTTGGTTTTTCGTGTTACTATATGAAGGATTATAGATTCACTAATGTTTAACCAAAAACCTATTCAATGTGAGAAACAAGATTTTGACATTCACTTTGACCCTTTTGCTGAGTTTTGTCTTTGAATGCTTACATGCTCAGCAGGGGGTGCAGGCCTCCGGTGGAGATGCCTCAGGAAGCCAGGGTTCCAAAAGTTACTCCATCGGACAGATTGTTTACCTTACCAATACCTCTGATATGGGAACGCTGGTCCATGGGCTTCAAATCCCCTATGAAATAACTGTAGTAACGGCCGTGGAAGGGTCAGATCACGTAAGGCTGACTTTTTCTGCTTATCCCAATCCCGTCTCGGATATTCTGAT encodes:
- a CDS encoding T9SS type A sorting domain-containing protein, coding for MRNKILTFTLTLLLSFVFECLHAQQGVQASGGDASGSQGSKSYSIGQIVYLTNTSDMGTLVHGLQIPYEITVVTAVEGSDHVRLTFSAYPNPVSDILMLVTEQADKRVLYYHLYNLNGKLVQSSKIASSQTSLSMDGLQPAIYFLKVTDHEKVLKTFKIIKK